A DNA window from Candidatus Hydrogenedentota bacterium contains the following coding sequences:
- a CDS encoding metal ABC transporter permease encodes MTTMLELMLQPLVACLVLAGMHAYLGMHVVKREVIFVDLALAQVSALGATVAFLFNYDLHSLQGFWFGLGFTLLGAAVFSFTRSRNPIVPQEALIGCVYAISAAAAILVLSRAPEGGEELKAILVGNLLFVEWSDIGFILLVYIGVGAVHWFARKQLLLISENPAAAFDKGMHVRFWDFVFYGTFGLVVTNSVHIAGVLLVFALLIVPSLCGMFLADSVPRRLAVGWAVGVVTSFVGIYASFQWDLPTGATVVCAFGVSLVVCGTAGRLMGRTGAAH; translated from the coding sequence ATGACGACCATGCTTGAACTTATGCTCCAGCCCCTGGTGGCCTGCCTGGTCCTCGCGGGCATGCACGCCTATCTGGGCATGCACGTGGTAAAACGTGAAGTCATCTTTGTCGATCTGGCCCTGGCCCAGGTCTCTGCCCTCGGCGCGACCGTGGCCTTCCTTTTCAACTATGACCTCCACTCCCTCCAGGGCTTCTGGTTTGGCCTGGGCTTCACCCTCCTCGGCGCGGCCGTGTTCAGCTTCACGCGCTCACGCAACCCCATCGTGCCGCAGGAGGCCCTCATCGGCTGCGTCTACGCCATCAGCGCCGCCGCCGCCATCCTCGTGCTCAGCCGCGCGCCGGAAGGCGGTGAAGAGCTGAAAGCCATTCTCGTGGGCAACCTGCTCTTCGTTGAGTGGAGCGACATCGGTTTTATCCTGCTGGTCTATATCGGTGTCGGCGCGGTGCATTGGTTTGCGCGAAAACAGCTCCTGCTCATTTCGGAGAATCCAGCCGCAGCCTTCGACAAGGGGATGCACGTACGCTTCTGGGACTTCGTGTTCTATGGCACCTTCGGACTCGTGGTCACCAACTCGGTTCACATCGCTGGGGTGCTCCTCGTCTTCGCCCTGTTGATCGTGCCATCCCTCTGCGGAATGTTTCTGGCCGACTCCGTTCCGCGCCGCCTGGCCGTGGGCTGGGCCGTGGGCGTAGTCACCAGTTTTGTCGGCATTTACGCCTCCTTCCAGTGGGACCTGCCGACGGGCGCCACCGTGGTATGCGCTTTCGGTGTCAGCCTCGTGGTATGCGGCACCGCCGGCAGGCTCATGGGACGCACCGGCGCGGCGCACTGA
- a CDS encoding zinc ABC transporter substrate-binding protein, whose amino-acid sequence MNLYRALLLVAVSLAGTAHAQLNVVATLSTFGDLVQQVGGKHVEVYSIAPPQFNPHFVEPRPSDVLKLKKADVFVNGGLDLEAWREPLLNAAGNAKADKGGEGEIALSDGVQILNVPAPGVTRAQGDVHAMGNPHYWLGPENGLIMAATIARRLSEIDPPNAADYEANRAAFEEKMKAKITEWKAALAPLANSEMIAFHDEWPYLAAFAGIKIEQFLEPKPGIPPGPKHLAELEEYAVKNGVKGIIYTSITPAKPAESLSKKTGVPAIELAQGVGEVKEATDYIALIDHDIASLVAAAGK is encoded by the coding sequence GTGAACCTTTACCGCGCGTTATTGCTTGTCGCCGTGTCCCTCGCTGGCACGGCCCATGCTCAGTTAAATGTTGTGGCAACCCTCAGCACCTTTGGCGATCTGGTTCAGCAGGTGGGGGGAAAGCACGTCGAGGTGTACTCCATCGCACCGCCCCAGTTTAACCCCCACTTCGTGGAGCCCCGCCCCAGCGATGTGCTGAAGCTGAAGAAAGCGGATGTCTTCGTCAATGGTGGTCTCGATCTCGAGGCCTGGCGCGAGCCCCTCCTCAACGCAGCCGGCAACGCAAAGGCCGACAAGGGCGGTGAGGGGGAAATCGCGCTCTCCGATGGGGTTCAGATTCTGAATGTTCCCGCTCCGGGCGTTACCCGGGCCCAGGGCGACGTTCACGCCATGGGCAATCCCCACTACTGGCTGGGGCCGGAGAACGGTCTCATCATGGCGGCCACCATCGCCCGACGCCTCTCCGAAATTGATCCGCCCAACGCGGCAGACTATGAAGCCAACCGGGCTGCTTTCGAAGAAAAAATGAAAGCGAAGATAACGGAATGGAAAGCCGCGCTCGCGCCCCTGGCGAATTCGGAGATGATCGCCTTTCACGATGAATGGCCCTACCTCGCGGCCTTTGCGGGGATCAAGATCGAGCAGTTTCTGGAGCCGAAGCCTGGCATTCCCCCCGGCCCCAAGCATCTGGCCGAACTGGAAGAATATGCTGTGAAAAACGGGGTTAAAGGAATCATCTACACTTCCATCACCCCCGCGAAACCGGCGGAGTCCCTTTCAAAGAAGACGGGCGTTCCTGCCATCGAACTCGCTCAGGGCGTTGGCGAGGTCAAGGAGGCCACCGACTACATAGCCCTGATCGACCACGACATCGCGAGCCTTGTTGCCGCGGCAGGGAAGTGA
- a CDS encoding alpha/beta hydrolase, whose protein sequence is MRLIRILTTIIVAYLSATLQAQTPGEKALADLAAVNEAMAKAFTHNHLTLDDGTRLAWHTREGGGPTLVLIPGSWGDYLVYNRLAAHLEPSFRLVIVELRGHGDSSPATLNGSMELFADDVLKVVEHLKLERYYISGHSIGGMLAVEIAGREPKGLAGSIPIEGWTHHTVQKNAFGHLPEFPLSPEHEAERTANRERGLARLTEAERQNFGSVWRNWDGNGALKKTKVPMLQIWGDRNMNPVPDRAAMQIPERESIEMAWIANASHALLVEQPEAVAEAINAFIHRVEAGLTPPATGSSASGTP, encoded by the coding sequence ATGCGCTTGATTCGAATACTCACCACAATCATCGTCGCTTACCTTTCCGCCACGCTTCAGGCCCAGACACCCGGCGAGAAGGCCCTGGCGGATCTCGCCGCGGTTAACGAGGCCATGGCGAAAGCCTTTACCCACAACCATCTCACGCTGGACGATGGCACGCGCCTGGCCTGGCACACGCGCGAAGGAGGCGGTCCCACGCTGGTGCTGATTCCAGGGAGTTGGGGGGACTACCTGGTCTACAACCGGCTCGCCGCCCATCTTGAACCGAGCTTTCGTCTTGTCATCGTCGAGTTGCGGGGCCATGGCGACAGCTCGCCCGCAACGCTGAACGGTTCCATGGAACTTTTTGCAGATGACGTGCTGAAAGTTGTGGAGCATCTGAAGCTGGAGCGCTATTACATCAGTGGCCACAGCATTGGCGGCATGCTTGCGGTCGAGATCGCGGGGCGCGAGCCGAAGGGCCTTGCGGGATCCATTCCCATCGAGGGTTGGACGCACCACACGGTGCAGAAAAACGCCTTCGGCCACCTGCCGGAATTTCCGCTCAGCCCCGAGCACGAAGCTGAGCGCACGGCGAATCGCGAGCGCGGCCTGGCGCGGCTGACCGAGGCGGAGCGGCAGAATTTCGGATCCGTATGGCGCAACTGGGACGGTAATGGCGCGCTGAAAAAGACGAAGGTTCCCATGTTGCAAATCTGGGGTGATCGCAACATGAACCCCGTGCCCGATCGCGCCGCCATGCAGATTCCTGAGCGCGAGAGCATCGAGATGGCCTGGATAGCCAATGCCTCTCACGCATTGCTCGTGGAGCAGCCCGAGGCGGTTGCCGAGGCCATTAACGCTTTCATACACAGGGTCGAGGCTGGGCTCACTCCGCCGGCTACAGGATCGTCCGCTTCAGGAACGCCATGA
- a CDS encoding alpha/beta hydrolase, whose translation MNLLLLPLWALLAVDTPTPESLSDTVALYRNLEFAAYGDEKLQLDLYVPRNITDPVPCIVVIPGGGFRPQVKEKFGEAARQFAEAGFAAASIGYRGWPDDPFPAAVHDTKAAVRFLRAKAGLYKIDAARIGAFGQSAGGHLAGMLAVSDEPALEGDGGNAGVSSRVQAAVTFAGVFDLIERFRETNVAENNPEKRQSNGAWVGEPFSPDSARWKQASPYFHVSDGDAPMLLVHCKDDNTVAWTQSQRMHEVIKVVRPESRLLLFNEGGHNIRGSENVKKEAWAATIAFFRETLLKPQPEMPFVPVVAPTHADVSYGPYKRNVMDVWLAKSDKPTPMLISIHGGGFRGGNKKVSNRLLSACLESGISVAAITYRLTDEAMAPAPFLDAARAIQFIRLHAEEWNIDSARLAANGDSAGAGISLWLGLHDDLADPDNTDPVLRESTRLACMAVENGQCSYDPRFIRALVPEMATWEHPALGYLFGVRPSEINQLSEEKSRLMEEVAAINHVSSDDPPVLMTYNSAADEAVTSLRIGIHHPRFGFALKEKLDAVGVPCEVACGYEGKGEERDALIMAFLKRTIL comes from the coding sequence ATGAATCTGCTTCTCCTGCCCTTGTGGGCACTGCTGGCCGTGGATACGCCAACCCCGGAATCGCTGAGTGATACGGTGGCGCTCTATCGAAATCTGGAGTTTGCCGCCTATGGCGATGAAAAGCTCCAGCTTGACCTCTACGTGCCACGGAACATTACTGATCCCGTGCCGTGCATCGTGGTCATTCCCGGAGGAGGATTCCGACCGCAGGTGAAGGAAAAGTTTGGCGAGGCCGCGCGCCAGTTTGCCGAAGCGGGCTTTGCTGCGGCGAGTATCGGATATCGCGGCTGGCCGGACGATCCCTTTCCCGCGGCGGTTCACGACACGAAAGCGGCGGTGCGATTTCTGCGCGCCAAAGCGGGCCTGTACAAGATTGACGCGGCGCGTATCGGCGCCTTTGGACAATCGGCGGGAGGGCATCTCGCAGGAATGCTGGCCGTATCCGATGAACCGGCCCTGGAGGGCGACGGGGGAAACGCGGGTGTGTCCAGCCGAGTGCAGGCAGCGGTAACCTTCGCGGGGGTCTTCGATCTTATCGAGCGCTTTCGCGAGACTAACGTCGCTGAAAACAATCCGGAGAAGCGCCAGTCCAACGGTGCCTGGGTCGGTGAGCCCTTCTCCCCCGACAGCGCCCGCTGGAAGCAGGCTTCGCCGTACTTCCATGTATCCGACGGCGACGCGCCCATGCTCCTGGTTCATTGCAAGGATGACAACACGGTGGCCTGGACCCAGTCGCAACGGATGCACGAAGTCATAAAGGTCGTGCGCCCGGAAAGTCGCCTTCTACTTTTCAACGAAGGAGGCCACAACATTCGCGGTTCGGAGAACGTGAAAAAAGAGGCCTGGGCCGCGACTATTGCCTTCTTCCGCGAGACCCTTTTGAAACCCCAGCCGGAAATGCCCTTTGTCCCGGTAGTCGCGCCCACGCACGCGGACGTCTCTTATGGCCCCTACAAGCGCAACGTGATGGATGTGTGGCTGGCGAAGAGCGATAAACCTACGCCCATGCTGATTTCCATTCACGGCGGCGGATTTCGCGGCGGCAACAAGAAGGTCAGCAATCGCCTGCTGAGCGCCTGCCTGGAGTCGGGCATTTCCGTAGCCGCGATAACCTATCGCCTGACGGATGAGGCCATGGCCCCCGCACCCTTCCTCGATGCGGCGCGTGCGATACAGTTCATTCGGCTCCACGCGGAAGAATGGAATATCGATTCGGCGCGCCTGGCGGCCAACGGCGATTCGGCGGGCGCGGGCATCTCCCTGTGGCTGGGGCTGCACGACGATCTCGCCGACCCGGACAATACGGATCCCGTATTGCGCGAATCGACGCGGCTCGCGTGCATGGCGGTGGAGAACGGGCAATGCTCCTACGACCCCCGCTTCATCCGAGCGCTTGTTCCCGAAATGGCCACTTGGGAGCACCCCGCGCTGGGCTACCTCTTCGGCGTAAGGCCGTCGGAGATAAACCAGCTTTCCGAAGAGAAATCACGCCTTATGGAGGAAGTCGCCGCCATTAACCACGTGAGTAGCGATGACCCGCCGGTGCTCATGACGTACAACAGCGCGGCGGACGAAGCCGTGACCTCGCTGCGCATCGGCATTCACCATCCGCGCTTCGGATTCGCCCTCAAGGAAAAGCTGGACGCGGTGGGCGTGCCTTGCGAGGTCGCTTGCGGCTATGAGGGCAAAGGAGAAGAGCGGGACGCACTCATCATGGCGTTCCTGAAGCGGACGATCCTGTAG
- a CDS encoding alpha/beta hydrolase has translation MTSFLLSMLALTAAVELPAREVVNKTVGVYRDLDFAVNADESIQLDFYVPRAGTAPLPAIVVIAGGAFLAQDEKKFKDEARILAEAGFAAASIAYRGWPGDSFPAAVEDAKAAVRYLRANAVTLNIDPDRIGAFGQSAGAYLVGMLAVSAGEAELEGTGGNPGVPSGIKAAVCFSGLFDFIRGEGGEKEGGSIAKRTFNRLWIGGPLEENPELWAKASPISYITPEDAPILFVHSRKDSMVPWSQSEQMYQALKKVRPESKLMLLDEGGHNIRDNRKVKDEAWAAAIAYFKEHL, from the coding sequence ATGACTTCGTTCCTCTTATCCATGCTGGCGCTGACCGCCGCGGTCGAGTTGCCGGCCCGGGAAGTCGTCAACAAAACGGTGGGTGTGTATCGCGACCTCGATTTCGCCGTGAACGCGGATGAGTCGATTCAGCTTGATTTCTACGTGCCCAGGGCCGGCACGGCCCCCCTGCCCGCCATTGTCGTGATAGCCGGAGGCGCCTTTCTCGCTCAGGACGAAAAGAAATTCAAGGACGAGGCCCGAATTCTCGCAGAGGCCGGTTTCGCCGCCGCCAGCATCGCCTATCGCGGCTGGCCCGGCGACTCGTTCCCGGCTGCAGTGGAGGATGCCAAAGCGGCGGTCCGCTATCTTCGGGCCAACGCGGTCACGTTGAATATCGATCCCGATCGCATCGGTGCGTTTGGACAGTCCGCCGGCGCCTATCTGGTCGGCATGCTGGCCGTCAGCGCCGGTGAGGCGGAGCTGGAAGGAACTGGGGGAAATCCCGGCGTACCCAGCGGCATCAAAGCTGCCGTTTGCTTTTCCGGCCTCTTCGACTTCATTCGCGGTGAAGGCGGCGAGAAAGAGGGTGGATCCATCGCCAAGCGCACCTTTAACCGACTCTGGATCGGTGGCCCGCTGGAGGAAAACCCCGAGCTCTGGGCGAAGGCCTCCCCGATTAGTTACATCACACCCGAGGACGCCCCCATTCTGTTTGTGCATTCTCGCAAGGATTCCATGGTGCCCTGGTCGCAGTCTGAACAAATGTATCAAGCGCTCAAGAAGGTGCGACCCGAGAGCAAATTGATGCTGCTGGACGAAGGCGGGCACAACATTCGTGACAATCGCAAGGTCAAGGACGAAGCCTGGGCCGCGGCAATCGCCTATTTCAAGGAGCACCTTTAA
- a CDS encoding heparinase II/III family protein encodes MQFTLALLSFTLSAAWQHPAGMITDGTIAEIREKIATESWARDVYATHQRAVQPWVDLPSDELRRIFPTEGGNVYHNFSCPKDRVSLNFDPFNPDAFQCGTCKQTFAPEVDSGVYTPSDRYHGDLYDGWVCLFHITLTQRMVEMALIGRMEADSRLLDRATELLLLYAERMRSMPWRPGKDLSPDMPTFRQYGSIFTYHREGDNKILFDLAQTYELLRDRMTPDERAMVEVNAIQRMLDDVMFEPVYIYDHNNVYQWHRTILQAALALEREDLIDWSFGYGAFSREALPEHRSMNRILATHFNPDGAFWELASGYHLYPVNHLCEYAVLSRHVSQMDPVRFPADQYDLTVRESTGGKVIQNALTWFLSMAMPDRTMTIIGDSTKARSGMENYVSTAEVGYRYFDIKAVGDYPRYREGARSWDGLLYGAPAIVQHDQPFTSANLSSGWVSLRNEWKGNRVWAGLNALIKGGGHQHADHLGLTHFAHGELLALEKSVPYNEQSLRELGTRTFAHNTVTVDSQSGPQGEDLTPEQTPVIAYFHAGPIVQFAEAHGDKLYPQVPVYRRSVAVVEDIIFDCFRVEGGEIHDWIVNHAGPTPTISLPVESGAFTPETWIAGGSGNVLAATSNEVWTAQWPVNGVTSRLTMLGAPSTRVFALETYPLDNAVITPAFPPTQTLCVRRQDHAPFLAVWDSWKETPNLQSVEAALNRSDALRLTTVEHTYHMAFGPGLAEFGDGVRIESDAAFTLVRDRDALTLVHGTALTIRGAEGTTTLRLGAPTTISIVRQAGEPEVRIEGDISYDTIGGEDCPRPVPDVTYTIEGNWLGGNDPAAHAALAVPTAG; translated from the coding sequence ATGCAGTTCACCCTCGCGCTTCTCTCCTTCACGCTTTCCGCCGCCTGGCAGCATCCCGCCGGCATGATCACCGATGGCACCATCGCGGAGATACGCGAAAAGATCGCGACCGAGTCCTGGGCGCGGGATGTCTACGCCACCCACCAGCGCGCGGTGCAGCCCTGGGTCGATTTGCCTTCGGATGAGCTCCGCCGTATCTTCCCGACCGAAGGCGGCAACGTCTACCACAATTTTTCGTGTCCGAAGGATCGCGTAAGCCTCAATTTTGATCCCTTCAATCCCGATGCTTTCCAGTGCGGCACCTGCAAGCAGACGTTCGCGCCGGAAGTGGACTCGGGTGTCTACACGCCTTCGGATCGCTACCACGGCGACCTCTACGATGGCTGGGTGTGTCTTTTTCACATCACGCTGACCCAGCGCATGGTGGAGATGGCGTTGATCGGGCGCATGGAGGCGGACAGCCGCCTGCTCGACAGGGCCACCGAGCTGTTGTTGCTCTATGCGGAGCGCATGCGTTCCATGCCCTGGCGTCCAGGCAAGGATCTATCGCCGGATATGCCCACCTTTCGCCAGTATGGCAGCATCTTCACCTATCACCGCGAGGGGGACAACAAGATCCTCTTCGATCTCGCTCAGACCTACGAGCTGTTGCGCGATCGCATGACGCCCGATGAGCGCGCCATGGTGGAGGTCAACGCCATCCAGCGTATGCTGGACGACGTGATGTTTGAGCCGGTTTACATTTACGATCACAACAACGTGTATCAATGGCACCGCACCATCCTGCAGGCGGCCCTGGCCCTGGAGCGGGAGGATTTGATCGATTGGTCCTTTGGCTATGGCGCTTTCAGCCGCGAGGCCCTTCCGGAACACCGCAGCATGAACCGGATTCTGGCCACCCATTTCAATCCGGACGGCGCTTTCTGGGAGCTGGCCTCGGGCTATCACCTCTATCCGGTTAACCACCTCTGTGAATATGCCGTCCTTTCCCGTCATGTGTCACAAATGGATCCGGTGCGATTCCCGGCCGACCAATATGACCTCACCGTGCGCGAAAGCACGGGCGGCAAGGTAATCCAGAATGCCCTGACCTGGTTCCTTTCGATGGCTATGCCGGATCGCACCATGACCATCATCGGCGATTCCACCAAAGCCCGATCGGGCATGGAAAACTATGTGTCCACGGCCGAGGTGGGCTATCGCTATTTCGATATCAAGGCCGTCGGCGACTATCCGCGATATCGGGAGGGCGCCCGCTCATGGGATGGCCTGCTCTATGGCGCGCCCGCGATTGTACAGCACGATCAGCCCTTCACCAGCGCCAACCTCTCCAGTGGCTGGGTGTCGCTGCGTAATGAATGGAAGGGGAACCGCGTCTGGGCTGGCCTCAACGCGCTGATCAAAGGCGGGGGCCACCAGCATGCCGATCATCTCGGCCTGACCCACTTCGCCCATGGCGAGTTGCTCGCGCTGGAAAAGAGCGTGCCCTACAACGAGCAAAGCCTGCGCGAACTGGGCACCCGGACCTTCGCGCACAATACGGTCACCGTGGATTCACAATCCGGCCCCCAGGGCGAGGATCTCACGCCCGAGCAGACACCCGTCATCGCCTATTTTCACGCGGGCCCCATCGTTCAGTTCGCCGAGGCGCACGGGGACAAGCTCTATCCCCAGGTGCCCGTGTATCGACGTTCGGTCGCGGTGGTGGAGGATATCATCTTCGATTGCTTTCGCGTGGAGGGCGGGGAGATCCACGACTGGATCGTGAACCACGCCGGCCCGACGCCCACGATTTCGCTGCCCGTCGAGTCCGGGGCTTTCACGCCGGAAACCTGGATCGCGGGCGGCTCGGGCAATGTGCTCGCGGCGACATCAAATGAGGTCTGGACTGCCCAGTGGCCGGTGAACGGCGTGACTTCGCGCCTGACCATGCTCGGCGCACCATCCACCCGGGTCTTTGCGCTGGAGACCTATCCATTGGATAACGCCGTGATCACGCCCGCCTTTCCCCCGACCCAGACCCTGTGTGTGCGCCGTCAGGACCATGCGCCCTTTCTGGCCGTGTGGGACAGTTGGAAGGAGACGCCCAATCTCCAATCGGTGGAGGCCGCCTTGAATCGTTCCGACGCCCTGCGGCTGACCACGGTGGAGCATACGTATCACATGGCCTTCGGGCCGGGGCTGGCGGAATTTGGCGATGGTGTTCGCATTGAGAGCGATGCCGCGTTTACGCTGGTCCGTGATCGCGACGCGCTGACGCTGGTGCATGGTACGGCGCTGACTATCCGCGGGGCCGAAGGAACAACCACGCTGCGCCTCGGCGCGCCCACAACAATTTCCATCGTGCGCCAGGCCGGGGAGCCCGAAGTTCGGATTGAGGGCGACATCAGCTACGACACCATCGGCGGGGAAGATTGTCCGCGACCGGTACCGGATGTGACGTATACCATCGAAGGGAACTGGCTCGGTGGGAACGATCCAGCCGCCCACGCGGCCCTGGCCGTGCCGACGGCGGGGTGA
- a CDS encoding DUF2007 domain-containing protein, with product MNDEPVSTLQHFPNEMVAEIARLTLDTHGIPSVVSRDDCGGMEPYLQAGLGVRLLVHESNFAEARRILDAIEETETQFE from the coding sequence ATGAATGACGAGCCCGTGTCCACGCTCCAGCATTTTCCCAATGAAATGGTGGCTGAAATCGCGCGCTTGACCCTCGACACCCATGGGATCCCGTCCGTCGTATCGCGGGATGATTGCGGTGGGATGGAACCCTACCTGCAGGCGGGCCTGGGCGTTCGACTGCTGGTGCACGAATCCAATTTTGCCGAGGCGCGCCGAATTCTCGATGCCATCGAGGAGACGGAGACGCAGTTCGAGTAG